In the Candidatus Eremiobacteraceae bacterium genome, one interval contains:
- a CDS encoding Ig-like domain-containing protein, whose protein sequence is MSRWIRMDGRLVMQTIGVAYVPVRRIRIGVFAVLAVAFAGGCAHRAVPLAAVAPLPAPSVAPWIEQISPLGQADTLSQIRIIFKSPIVPVTSIESPATQSVLAKFSVEPALAGHFRLLTPRMVGFQADAAIPMATRVKVTLAAGLADLSGHTLTSDLSWTFNTQPVTLTNLPGTADDGSPQDEPTPSALNPVLKVRANTELDIESLRDHTTLSAKGGTSVPIDVERDTSTPGPDSGDGDTSDSTTAFDASQNSWNYTIAPRSDLAKGTHYSLKFLPGIAPANGNLPSTDTFVGQVVTYSPLALQKTEITGEPNAEGPAGRFVNGIIQLDFNNPLDAASANTNVTVQPAPSDPKSLVYAYDGDNTIGINPAVLSPDTAYTITIHAGLKDQFGQTLDKDVTAHYRSGDLAGDIWAAQDFHIFPIGTGLRLDIATVNLPKSGFRAAYRALTPDDLVWFDPSGSNVSTILPDDSAWSTVPVTGQRNQLVTTSVPIEDRLGSKSGVLAYGIEADTNQYHDDGGTKWRTRQMLGVVQLTDLGVFAQFFPAQAIVRVNHLSDGAPASGATVQIYRSYSSYDSTIGSLTSPCAVGATDATGVARFGSAAIAECMSGYVSTNTDTDQAPDLLTVVRTNTDWSYVRTLSYDGAWQDGLDGDWGQGRPQSRGAIYTDRQLYQPGETVKIATAAFALAGGQLKRETGAQFRVALDDPNGNHSLVGTATADSFGSFSQSLTLAQNQPLGYYALTATGDDGVTITGGFRVARFRAPNFKVALTLDKSYAQAGSTVNATGMSTYLFGAPVQGGKTQVFVTRAQMSPAPKGWDAYSFGPQWFWPDQPPTVTSDVLQANGTVDQSGASSQAVSVAADLPYPMSYRVDLQTTDISNLSVADSQSFTALPSLSLIGLSNDWVATAGKPFSVHVVVVDPDGKPLAGKAVHLDLQSMKYIWAGQIVEGGEAPQDRVIYSSVASTDVTSSDSDQTVSLTAPASGSYRIRANLGGATSEATASDSIIYVAGDEPYSWGSENQSGLNVKLDKKTYKIGDTATALIESPYPRGQLYFAVVRRGVITSQMLQVSGSAPRVSFRVTPDMLPNAAVEAVLVRQGAALASLASGSLDSLARAGFAPFETDVSAHHLNLKLRLGSATVQPGQEQSVALSLLDADGKPASGEFAVMVVNEAILQLTGYRPPDLLKTVFADQPISTRFSDNRADVVLSKQKLAGEKGWGYGGGLSSGAAGTRVRTNFQPIAYFNGAVRTDAAGHARISFTLPDDLTTWRVMAVAIGAPGSAGAPDPLTFGSGDTTFIANKPLVTNALLPQFARPGDDFQGGVSITNSTGAVAQATTTLALTGPLALVGSSATQTVSVPTGTSAFRSEMRITGLGTSTVRYDTRLGASSDAFSVPLDIVGNAVMESTADTGSTQSRATVPIEVGTDVARDAGGLDVTLASSLVPLVAGTAADAGDFDDLLPFAEPAASRLRMVADIAVIEKKYDQSILNVAVTGQAILAINELKALQQSNGGIAECPCGSRAAPLVSAYAGSALGRARDAGLAVDAALVRGLTGYLQLNLANPYDDYCKSDACAAELRFADLQALAALGDRRTDFLPMIYANRDQLGDATRLALARYLSQTPGWDSQATAMSDAFEKNVYITARGAAIGLAPESQWYDSQTSVQALMLRLLVVRSAPTDLQDNALRSLLGMRRNGSWGDTFNDAEALDAIVDYGAAQDPAPAFTAIAALGGANIASETFNGYVRPLRSAHVPMATIPAGKSELSLSVTGTGTLHYTVAYQYRPSEGQPGVLAGLRVLREVRAANQDQVLASIGLSVPAQPISLPAANVFDVGLQIITDHFVDHVVIEDPLPAGFEAVDASFATSTPYFQAKGDPWQIDYQVIDRDKIRAFATTLPPGIYDIHYLVRTVTPGTFVWPGARAYLLYSPEEFGRTASAQLVVTTR, encoded by the coding sequence ATGTCGCGATGGATTCGCATGGACGGACGGTTAGTCATGCAGACGATCGGCGTCGCTTACGTGCCGGTACGACGTATACGCATCGGCGTCTTTGCCGTGTTGGCCGTCGCCTTCGCCGGCGGCTGCGCGCATCGCGCAGTGCCGTTGGCCGCCGTGGCGCCGCTGCCGGCGCCGTCGGTCGCGCCGTGGATCGAACAGATCAGCCCGCTCGGGCAAGCAGACACGCTTTCACAGATCCGCATCATCTTCAAGTCGCCGATCGTTCCCGTCACGAGCATCGAAAGCCCGGCGACGCAGAGCGTGCTCGCGAAATTCTCCGTGGAGCCTGCTCTTGCAGGCCATTTCCGCTTGCTCACGCCGCGCATGGTCGGATTCCAAGCCGATGCCGCCATTCCGATGGCCACGCGCGTGAAGGTCACGCTGGCCGCCGGACTTGCAGATCTCTCGGGTCACACGCTGACGTCCGATCTCTCATGGACGTTCAACACGCAGCCGGTCACGCTGACCAATCTTCCAGGCACCGCGGACGACGGCTCGCCGCAAGACGAGCCGACGCCGAGCGCACTGAATCCCGTGCTCAAAGTTCGCGCCAACACCGAACTCGATATCGAGTCGTTACGCGACCATACCACACTGTCAGCCAAAGGCGGAACGTCCGTTCCGATCGACGTTGAACGCGACACCTCGACACCGGGTCCGGATTCGGGCGACGGAGACACGAGCGATTCGACGACGGCCTTTGACGCATCGCAGAATTCGTGGAACTACACGATCGCGCCGCGCTCCGATCTTGCCAAGGGCACGCACTACTCGCTAAAATTCTTGCCGGGCATCGCGCCGGCGAACGGCAATCTCCCGAGCACCGATACGTTCGTCGGCCAAGTCGTCACCTATTCGCCGCTCGCGCTGCAGAAAACAGAGATAACCGGCGAGCCGAACGCCGAAGGGCCTGCCGGCAGATTCGTCAACGGAATCATCCAGCTCGATTTCAATAACCCGCTCGATGCCGCATCGGCGAACACAAATGTGACCGTACAACCGGCGCCATCCGATCCGAAAAGCCTCGTCTACGCATACGACGGCGACAACACGATCGGAATCAATCCCGCGGTCTTGAGCCCGGACACGGCCTACACGATCACGATCCACGCGGGCCTGAAAGACCAATTCGGTCAGACGCTGGACAAAGATGTGACGGCGCACTATCGGTCCGGCGATCTCGCCGGGGACATCTGGGCCGCACAGGATTTCCATATCTTCCCGATCGGCACCGGCCTGCGGCTGGACATCGCAACGGTCAATCTGCCGAAATCCGGCTTCCGCGCGGCATATCGAGCGCTCACGCCGGACGACCTTGTCTGGTTCGATCCGTCCGGGAGCAACGTGTCGACGATTCTCCCCGACGATTCCGCGTGGTCGACGGTTCCCGTGACCGGACAGCGCAATCAACTCGTGACTACGTCGGTGCCGATCGAAGACCGCTTGGGAAGCAAGAGCGGCGTGCTTGCATACGGCATCGAAGCCGACACGAATCAATACCACGACGACGGAGGGACCAAATGGCGGACGCGTCAGATGCTCGGCGTCGTCCAGCTCACCGACCTCGGTGTCTTCGCGCAGTTCTTTCCGGCGCAGGCAATCGTGCGCGTCAATCATCTTTCCGACGGCGCACCGGCAAGCGGCGCGACCGTGCAGATCTACCGCTCGTATTCGTCATACGACAGCACGATCGGAAGTCTGACGAGTCCGTGCGCGGTCGGCGCGACCGATGCCACCGGCGTGGCGCGATTCGGGAGCGCCGCGATCGCGGAGTGCATGTCCGGTTACGTCTCGACGAACACGGATACGGATCAAGCGCCCGACCTCCTGACCGTCGTCCGCACGAACACCGACTGGTCGTACGTCCGCACGCTTTCGTACGACGGTGCGTGGCAAGACGGCCTCGACGGCGATTGGGGTCAAGGCCGTCCACAATCGCGCGGCGCGATCTATACGGATCGTCAGTTGTATCAGCCCGGCGAAACCGTCAAGATCGCAACGGCGGCGTTCGCGCTTGCCGGCGGCCAGCTCAAACGTGAGACCGGCGCACAATTCCGCGTCGCGCTCGACGATCCGAACGGCAATCACTCGCTCGTCGGCACGGCGACCGCCGATTCGTTCGGAAGCTTCAGTCAGTCGCTCACGCTCGCGCAGAATCAGCCGCTCGGATATTACGCGCTCACCGCAACCGGCGATGACGGCGTCACGATCACCGGCGGTTTCCGCGTGGCCCGGTTCCGCGCGCCCAATTTCAAAGTCGCGCTGACGCTTGACAAGTCGTATGCACAAGCTGGGTCGACGGTAAACGCGACCGGGATGAGCACGTACCTGTTCGGCGCGCCCGTGCAGGGCGGCAAGACGCAAGTGTTCGTCACGCGCGCACAGATGTCGCCCGCGCCGAAGGGCTGGGACGCCTATAGCTTCGGGCCGCAATGGTTCTGGCCGGACCAGCCGCCGACCGTGACGAGCGATGTTCTCCAAGCCAACGGAACCGTCGACCAAAGCGGCGCGAGTTCGCAAGCGGTGAGCGTTGCGGCCGACCTTCCGTACCCGATGTCGTATCGCGTCGATCTGCAGACAACCGACATCTCCAATCTTTCGGTTGCGGATTCCCAATCGTTCACGGCCCTGCCATCGCTTTCGCTCATCGGATTGAGCAACGACTGGGTCGCCACGGCCGGCAAACCATTTTCCGTGCACGTCGTCGTCGTGGACCCGGACGGGAAACCGCTCGCGGGCAAAGCCGTTCATCTCGACCTGCAATCCATGAAATATATCTGGGCCGGTCAGATCGTGGAAGGCGGCGAGGCTCCGCAGGACCGCGTGATCTATTCGAGCGTGGCGTCGACGGACGTGACGTCTAGCGACTCGGATCAGACGGTTTCGCTGACTGCGCCGGCATCGGGTTCGTACCGCATTCGCGCGAATCTCGGCGGCGCGACATCGGAGGCAACCGCGTCCGACAGCATCATCTACGTGGCCGGCGACGAGCCGTATTCGTGGGGCAGTGAGAACCAGTCCGGTCTCAACGTCAAGCTCGACAAGAAGACGTATAAGATCGGTGACACCGCAACCGCGCTCATCGAGTCGCCATATCCGCGCGGTCAACTTTACTTCGCGGTCGTGCGGCGCGGCGTCATCACGTCGCAGATGTTGCAAGTGAGCGGGAGCGCGCCGCGAGTCTCGTTCCGCGTGACGCCGGACATGCTGCCGAATGCCGCGGTCGAGGCGGTGCTGGTCCGCCAGGGCGCGGCCCTCGCGAGTCTGGCTTCGGGGAGCCTCGACAGTCTTGCGCGCGCCGGTTTCGCGCCGTTTGAGACCGATGTGAGCGCGCATCATCTCAATCTCAAACTGCGCTTGGGCTCCGCGACCGTCCAGCCCGGGCAAGAGCAGAGCGTCGCTCTTTCACTGCTCGATGCCGACGGGAAGCCGGCGAGCGGTGAATTTGCCGTCATGGTCGTGAACGAGGCGATCCTGCAATTGACCGGCTACCGTCCTCCGGATCTGCTGAAGACGGTGTTCGCCGATCAGCCGATCTCCACGCGGTTCTCAGATAATCGCGCCGACGTCGTGTTGAGCAAACAGAAACTCGCCGGCGAAAAGGGCTGGGGCTACGGCGGCGGTTTGAGCAGCGGCGCAGCCGGCACGCGCGTGCGCACGAATTTCCAACCGATCGCGTACTTCAACGGCGCCGTCCGCACCGACGCAGCCGGACACGCGCGCATCTCGTTCACGCTGCCCGACGATCTCACGACGTGGCGCGTGATGGCGGTGGCGATCGGTGCGCCCGGATCCGCGGGTGCGCCCGATCCACTGACGTTCGGTTCCGGCGACACGACGTTTATCGCAAACAAACCGCTCGTCACGAACGCACTGCTGCCGCAATTCGCCCGCCCGGGTGACGACTTCCAAGGGGGCGTGAGCATCACGAACTCCACAGGCGCAGTAGCGCAAGCGACCACGACGCTTGCTCTGACAGGGCCGCTGGCGCTCGTCGGGTCGTCGGCGACGCAGACCGTGAGCGTGCCGACCGGCACGAGCGCATTCCGTTCGGAAATGCGCATAACGGGCCTGGGCACATCCACGGTTCGTTATGACACCCGGCTTGGCGCGTCGTCCGATGCATTCTCCGTGCCGCTCGACATCGTGGGCAACGCGGTGATGGAGTCGACCGCCGACACCGGCTCGACGCAATCGCGCGCAACAGTACCCATCGAAGTCGGCACGGATGTGGCCCGCGACGCGGGCGGCCTGGACGTCACGCTCGCAAGTTCGCTCGTGCCTCTTGTCGCCGGCACTGCCGCCGACGCAGGCGACTTCGACGACCTACTGCCGTTTGCCGAGCCGGCCGCGAGCCGCCTGCGCATGGTCGCCGACATCGCGGTCATCGAGAAGAAGTACGACCAGTCGATTCTCAACGTGGCCGTGACCGGTCAAGCCATTCTCGCCATAAACGAACTCAAAGCGCTCCAGCAGAGCAACGGCGGCATCGCAGAATGCCCGTGCGGCAGCCGTGCCGCACCGCTCGTCAGCGCGTATGCGGGCTCGGCGTTGGGGCGTGCGAGAGATGCGGGTCTCGCCGTCGATGCCGCGCTCGTGCGCGGCTTGACGGGCTATCTGCAATTGAACCTCGCCAATCCGTACGACGACTACTGCAAGTCGGACGCGTGCGCGGCCGAGCTGCGTTTCGCGGACCTGCAAGCGCTCGCCGCGCTGGGCGACCGGCGAACGGATTTCTTGCCGATGATCTATGCCAACCGCGATCAGTTGGGCGATGCGACCCGGCTCGCGCTCGCGCGCTATCTCTCGCAAACGCCCGGCTGGGATTCGCAAGCCACGGCGATGAGCGATGCGTTCGAAAAGAACGTCTATATCACCGCGCGCGGCGCGGCGATCGGTCTCGCGCCCGAGTCGCAGTGGTACGATTCGCAGACGTCGGTGCAGGCGCTGATGCTTCGCTTGCTCGTCGTGCGCTCCGCTCCCACCGATCTGCAAGACAATGCGCTGCGCAGCCTGCTCGGTATGCGGCGCAACGGCTCGTGGGGCGACACCTTCAACGATGCCGAAGCCCTCGATGCGATCGTCGATTACGGTGCCGCACAGGATCCGGCGCCGGCCTTCACCGCGATCGCCGCGCTTGGCGGCGCGAACATCGCGAGCGAAACCTTCAACGGGTATGTCCGGCCGCTTCGGAGCGCACACGTTCCGATGGCAACGATCCCGGCGGGCAAATCCGAACTCAGCCTGAGCGTGACCGGCACCGGAACGCTGCACTACACGGTCGCGTATCAATACCGCCCGAGCGAGGGCCAACCCGGCGTCCTCGCCGGCTTGCGCGTGCTCCGCGAAGTGCGCGCCGCGAATCAAGACCAAGTGCTTGCCTCGATCGGACTCAGCGTACCCGCGCAGCCGATCTCACTGCCGGCGGCGAACGTCTTCGACGTCGGGCTGCAGATCATCACCGATCACTTCGTGGATCACGTCGTCATCGAAGACCCGCTGCCGGCCGGGTTCGAGGCGGTCGACGCATCGTTCGCCACGTCGACTCCTTACTTCCAGGCGAAGGGCGACCCGTGGCAGATCGACTACCAGGTGATCGATCGCGACAAGATCAGAGCCTTCGCCACGACGCTGCCGCCGGGGATCTACGATATCCATTATCTCGTGCGCACTGTGACGCCGGGAACGTTCGTCTGGCCGGGCGCGCGCGCGTACCTGCTCTATTCGCCTGAAGAATTCGGCCGAACGGCATCCGCGCAACTGGTTGTGACGACCCGATGA
- the pbpC gene encoding penicillin-binding protein 1C, translated as MRTFLVRLFAFTRRPGIRIAFFAALACAVLRLIPYVAPIRASALTADTPAVDFFDRNGLPLGTVLSRDQEHTAYVPLGQVAPDFVHAIVAAEDGRFWHHGPLDGAAAIRAAWQLLREHKVVSGASTITMQLARMLGPSGEGVAGKAAQIWGAWRIAAGSDRSQILEAYVNRLPMGGNVYGVEAASRTYFDTTAARLDLAQASLLAALPNDPTGLDPYDKLAALRARQSYVLGRMVADGYVTQSQASAASAEDISLRPRGGGIVAAPHFLFYVASALPPGTSRVRTTLDRPLQEFVEAQVRQTTLDLAGHDAHQAAALVVDNRTGDVLAYAGSANYFDRAALGSNDGVQSLRQPGSTLKPFLYQFALQARSIHPNTILEDVPSYYAIPGGELYSPSDYSGDYLGPVRVRIALADSLNVPAVRVLSSIGVASFLDRLHALGFSHLNHPPEYYGLGLTLGSGEVSLWELTHAYLTAARGGAAVSLRTIEGSAAAPAVDDLIGDAPSWALVTDMLADAHARAASFGVDSMLAPPFPAAVKTGTSSDYRDTWTVGYTTEYTVGVWVGNFDGRPMRNVSGVTGAAPLWNCIMLHLHEGHDPYPFAPPSGLVREPICATTGAIPGPTCPATVLEYLYPQDLAAYFATRPLPCCGPGVRTAVTLTSAPVVSGVHIVFPRDGDTFALHVADSATETTGAQALEFQAAAPKDATVRWRLDGSQLSSNGSASAIWRLRPGRFALEAIAGRAHDRIEFSVRRTVPQPLPTGFSTAPP; from the coding sequence GTGCGCACATTCCTCGTTCGTCTGTTCGCGTTTACGCGCCGCCCGGGCATCCGCATCGCGTTCTTCGCCGCCCTTGCGTGCGCCGTTCTACGACTCATCCCGTACGTCGCGCCGATCCGTGCGTCGGCGCTTACGGCAGACACGCCGGCCGTGGACTTCTTCGATCGCAATGGTCTGCCGCTCGGCACGGTGCTCTCGCGCGACCAGGAACACACGGCGTACGTGCCCCTCGGCCAGGTCGCGCCGGACTTCGTCCATGCGATCGTCGCCGCCGAAGACGGTCGTTTCTGGCATCACGGTCCGCTCGACGGAGCGGCGGCGATCCGTGCCGCATGGCAGCTGCTTCGAGAACACAAGGTGGTCAGCGGCGCGTCGACGATCACGATGCAGCTCGCGCGCATGCTCGGGCCGAGCGGCGAAGGGGTCGCAGGCAAGGCCGCGCAGATCTGGGGGGCGTGGCGGATCGCGGCAGGCTCGGACCGCTCCCAGATCCTTGAGGCCTACGTCAACCGTCTCCCAATGGGTGGGAACGTCTATGGAGTAGAGGCTGCCTCACGCACCTACTTCGACACGACGGCGGCTCGCCTCGACCTCGCGCAGGCGAGTCTCCTGGCCGCGTTGCCGAACGATCCGACCGGCCTCGATCCGTACGACAAGCTGGCGGCCCTTCGTGCACGCCAGTCCTACGTGCTCGGGCGCATGGTCGCGGACGGATATGTCACGCAGTCGCAAGCGTCCGCGGCGAGTGCTGAGGATATCTCACTTCGCCCGCGCGGGGGCGGCATCGTCGCGGCGCCGCATTTCCTCTTCTACGTCGCTTCAGCGCTGCCGCCCGGCACGTCGCGCGTTCGAACCACACTCGACCGCCCGCTGCAAGAGTTTGTCGAGGCGCAAGTCCGTCAGACGACTTTAGACCTTGCCGGGCACGACGCACACCAAGCCGCGGCACTCGTCGTGGACAACCGGACCGGAGATGTCCTCGCGTACGCCGGCTCGGCGAACTATTTCGATCGAGCGGCCCTTGGCAGCAACGACGGGGTTCAGAGCCTGCGCCAACCCGGCTCGACATTGAAACCCTTCCTTTACCAGTTCGCACTGCAAGCGCGGTCGATCCATCCCAACACGATTCTCGAGGACGTCCCTTCGTATTACGCGATACCCGGCGGCGAGCTCTACAGTCCGAGCGATTACTCCGGTGACTATCTCGGCCCGGTGCGCGTGCGAATCGCACTTGCCGACTCCCTCAATGTGCCTGCGGTCCGAGTTCTCTCGTCCATCGGGGTCGCATCGTTTCTCGACCGGCTGCACGCGCTCGGCTTTTCGCATCTCAATCATCCGCCCGAATACTACGGGCTCGGTCTGACACTTGGGTCGGGTGAAGTGAGTTTGTGGGAGCTGACGCACGCGTATCTCACAGCCGCACGCGGCGGCGCCGCCGTTTCGCTGCGCACGATCGAAGGCAGCGCCGCCGCTCCCGCTGTGGACGATCTCATCGGCGACGCACCCAGCTGGGCACTTGTCACCGACATGCTGGCCGACGCGCACGCGCGCGCCGCGTCTTTCGGCGTCGACTCGATGCTCGCGCCGCCGTTTCCCGCCGCCGTGAAGACTGGCACGTCATCGGATTATCGCGATACGTGGACGGTTGGCTATACGACCGAGTACACGGTGGGTGTCTGGGTCGGCAACTTCGACGGCAGGCCGATGCGCAACGTCTCCGGGGTGACGGGAGCCGCGCCGCTCTGGAATTGCATCATGCTGCATCTGCACGAAGGACACGATCCTTACCCGTTCGCTCCCCCTTCGGGCCTCGTCCGCGAGCCGATCTGCGCCACGACCGGCGCCATTCCGGGACCGACGTGCCCCGCCACCGTCTTGGAATATTTGTATCCGCAGGATCTCGCCGCGTACTTTGCAACGCGGCCGTTGCCTTGCTGCGGGCCAGGCGTTCGCACCGCTGTGACGCTCACGTCTGCGCCCGTCGTCTCGGGTGTGCACATCGTCTTCCCGCGCGACGGCGACACGTTTGCCTTACACGTCGCGGACTCCGCGACTGAAACGACCGGAGCCCAGGCGCTCGAATTCCAGGCTGCGGCGCCAAAGGATGCGACGGTTCGGTGGCGATTGGACGGTTCGCAGTTATCCTCAAACGGTAGCGCGAGCGCCATCTGGCGCCTGCGTCCGGGGCGTTTCGCGTTAGAGGCAATCGCCGGACGCGCGCACGACCGCATCGAGTTCAGCGTGCGCCGCACCGTTCCTCAACCGCTCCCTACCGGCTTCTCCACCGCCCCGCCATGA